In Rutidosis leptorrhynchoides isolate AG116_Rl617_1_P2 chromosome 2, CSIRO_AGI_Rlap_v1, whole genome shotgun sequence, one genomic interval encodes:
- the LOC139892001 gene encoding uncharacterized protein produces the protein MAHNLAFIRLLRVRTITSSTSLASIIPPPKIQSLGKLTPLKSFLTRFESSSGVHSRQLIRNWKLNVQRYTKSLNSGREFGVGGLFSVSAVLGSFILRPRFAYCMDGYASSVDDHSMGMLGQTDTDDNPHSFMIFVKKLMVPIALLLIVWMNWNYPVVLGVKVILTLLSTKPSPFSVYVFVQQLQQQYRGQHPFLHKFKSLYAKKVEVDDYTVLCIAKVEIGDQKYTLLGILGGWWVFDMTSLRSAVSGFKRRTKELLETVVSSDI, from the exons atgGCGCATAATTTAGCATTTATTCGGCTACTTAGGGTTAGAACGATTACGTCATCAACATCTCTCGCATCGATTATACCTCCTCCAAAGATTCAGT CATTAGGAAAATTAACACCGTTAAAGAGCTTTTTGACGAGATTTGAATCATCATCTGGAGTTCACTCGCGTCAGTTGATCAGAAATTGGAAGCTAAATGTACAGAGATATACGAAATCGCTTAATTCGG GACGTGAATTTGGCGTGGGGGGACTCTTCAGTGTGTCAGCTGTACTAGGATCTTTTATCCTTCGGCCACGTTTTGCATATTGTATGGATG GATATGCCAGTTCAGTTGATGATCATAGCATGGGCATGTTGGGCCAAACAGATACTGATGATAATCCTCACAGTTTTATGATATTTGTCAAGAAGCTGATGGTTCCAATTGCTCTACTCTTAATTGTGTGGATGAACTGGAATTATCCTGTTGTTCTTGGGGTTAAAGTCATACTTACACTTCTCAGCACAAAGCCCAGCCCTTTTTCGGTTTATGTGTTCGTTCAACAG TTGCAGCAACAATACAGGGGCCAACACCCTTTCTTACACAAATTCAAG TCATTATATGCGAAGAAAGTTGAAGTGGATGATTACACAGTCTTGTGCATTGCGAAGGTTGAAATAGGGGATCAGAAGTACACACTTCTTGGAATACTCGGTGGCTGGTGGGTTTTTGACATGACATCGTTGCGAAGTGCTGTTTCTGGATTTAAGCGCAGAACTAAGGAATTACTAGAAACTGTTGTAAGTAGTGATATTTAG